Below is a genomic region from Planctomycetia bacterium.
CGGATGTGGACTGCGCGCGGAATTTCGCGGAATTTACGGGTTCTGAAGCGCGATCCCGGGCTGTTACGCAAGGTTTTGATGCACCTGACGAACGACGAGTTGCTCGGCCAGCCGTTGCCGAACAAGCAGCGTACCGACGATCGGTTCGAGATGTTGCACAAGTTTCAGAACTTTCTGCAATCGATCGGCTACCACGGCATCGTCGTTCTGGTCGATCGGCTCGACGAGCCGCACTTGGTCAACGGCTCGCCCGATAAGATGCGGGCTTTGCTGTGGCCGATGCTCGACAATAAGTTCCTTAAGCATCCCGGCATCGGCTTCAAACTGTTGCTGCCGATCGAAATGTCGTACTTCGTCGAACGGGAAGACCGCGATTTCTACCAACGCTCGCGACTCGACAAGCAAAACGTAGTGCCGTCGCTCGAATGGACCGGCGAGGCGCTCTACGACGTCGCCAACGCGCGGATGCGGGCCTGCGCAGTCAACGGCCGGACGCCGTCGTTGAAGGATCTCTTCGATGAATCGCTCGGCGACCGCCGGTTGATCGACGGCATCCGAACGTTGCGCGTGCCGCGGCATCTCTTTAAGTTTCTCTATCGCGCCATCTCCGCGCATTGTAACTCGCATACCGACGAGAACCCGGTATGGCGCGTCTCGGCCTCGGAGTTCGAGGCGACGCTAGCAGTCTACCGCCGCGAGCAAGACGCCTTCGATCGCGGCGCGGGAGCAGGGTGAGAGAAAAGGGATCAGGGGTCGGAGGTCAGGGGTCAGTAAGATGAAGATGTCTTGTTAGATCTCTGTCTCTGATCCCTGACCTCCGACCCCTGACCCCTTCTTCCTTTCCATCTTGACCCATTCGGCGCTTCCTGGCACACTTCCGCCCCGTCGACCTCGAGCGCAATCGCGCATGGTGGACTGGTTCGGCATGCGAAAAGTCGCGTGCAGAGCGTGTTTTTGGCGTAATTCAAGGATGAATGGCCGGCAACGATGCCGCGTCCCGCACCTGCCGTAGGAGACGGACCCATGCGACGGATCATGATGACTGGCGTGTTGAGCTCGTGCTTGGCCGCCCTGACCGGCTGTAGTAAATCGGAAGAACAAGCGGCTGCCCCGGCCGCGCAACCTGCCGTCGTGCAGGCCTCGCCGCAAACAGTCGTCGGGGAATTCCTCGAGGCCGTTCGGATCGGCAACGACAAAGTGGCGGAGTCGAAGCTGACCGACCTCGCTCGCGAAAAGACTCGCAAGATGGATCTCATGGTCGCACCGCCGGGAAGTCCGACGGCGAAGTTCGAGGTCGGCGGCGTGGAAGTCGTCGAACAAGGGCAGTTGGCCTATGTCGAAAGTCGCTGGACCGACGTCGGTGCCGACGGCAAGCCGGAAGTGAACGAGTTCGTCTGGGCGATGCGGATGGATAACGGCAACTGGCGAATCGGCGGCGTTGCGACGCAGCCCTACCCGAACATGCCGTTCCTTCAACTCGACTTCGAGAACCCGGAAGAGATGTTGAAGCAAACCCAACTGGCCGAGCAGGAATATCAACGTCAGCTCAAGCTCAGCACACCGACCGGCGACGGCACAGTAGCGGGTGCAGCCCAAGCGCCGGGTACGACGACGCAGGGTACGACGGCGGTCGGCGGTGCCGCACCGGTCTCGGCGAACACCGGCGTACAAGCTTCATTCAACCAAAACGGAACGCCGGCCGGACTGAACTCGAACGGCGCAATCCAGCCGGCCGGAGGTTTGCCGGCATCGCCGGCACAAAATAATTCTTCCGTTGGCCACGGGACGACCGCCGAAGCGGCTCAGCCGGGCACCTTCAACGCGAGCGGCAATTCCTCGAACTTGCCGCTCCAAGCTCAGCAACCTGCGCCGGGAAATGCCGTTCCGCGATAGCGAAACAATCGTTCTAAGCATCAGAACGGTAATAAGTTACAGAATCGACCAAAAGAGAAGGCCCACGAGTAATCGTGGGCCTTTTTTTGCGCGCGTCTGCCACCCAAGCCAACTATAATGTGCTAGAACTACTGCGTCATTTATCTCATTGCCCCCAGAGTGTGCGAACCACGCATTGGTTCCAAACGACTTTTTGATTCTTGACAACAGAACCCTCAATGCTACCTTATCCATCCTAGCCTATGCACTCACGTGCAGAATGTGCAATCGGTAAAGGCTTACATCAGGGCGCCTAGAAACTTTGATTGTGCGAGAGTTAGACGATTACGCTCCCGAATGTTTTGCCGTCGCAAAGCGGGATGCGGGAAGAAGACGGCAAACGCGTGAGTCCCTGAATGGTACGTACCAGTTTTCTTGTTGGAGGATTTTTGATGAATCGTGCTCTAGTTTTTGGCATCGCGATTTTCTTCGCGGTGGTCGGCATCGCCCTCGTGGGCGGTGAGAAGAATGTGGCCGTCGCCGGTCACGGTTGCCATGGTTGCAGCGGTTGCGACGGTGGTTGCGATGGTGGTGATTGTGGCGGTTGCGATTGCAGCTGCCGCGGTGGCTTGTTCAGCCGTTTGAAGAGCCGTTGCTGTGGCACCCCGTGCTGCGGTCCGGCCCCAGCTCCGGCCCCGACCTGCTGCGACGAACCTTGCTGCGGTCGCAAAGGCTTGTTCCACCGCTTGAAGAACCGCTGCTGCGGTGCTGCTCCGACCTGCTGCGCTGCTCCGGCTTGTGCTGCTCCGGTTGCCCCGAGCTGCGCCGGCGCCGCTCCGGTTGCCCCAGCTGCTCCGGTTGCTCCGGCTCCGGCCGTTGTTCCAGCCAAGTAGTTTTTAATGTGAAATACTGAGCTTCGCCGAGCCCTGTACGGCGAAATTCAAGTAGTTCCCGCAAAAAGGCCGGGCCTCTTTATGAGGCCCGGCCTTTTCTTTTTTACCTAACCCACACGATGCGTTCGCCGACACGCCGGGCCGGCTCGATCTTTCCCTTCGCATCGCCGGCCGGTCGTAATTAAGGTGGTAAACTTACCGGTCCCACGGCAACCGACTGGGTGCCGGCACCTTTGCTGGAATCAGACTCTCGCATGGCCTCCCCGCAACCCCCCGACGCCGAATCGCCGCCGCTCCCTTCGACCGGCTTTCGCAACGTCGTGAGCTATCTCATCTTCATCCACTTCTTCTTTTTGCTCGTCAGCATTAAGTCGAAGACCGTCTCGTCGGGCCTCGAGCAAGATCTGCGCGAACGCGCACCAGGCCTCACCCCCTACGTGCAGCTGCTCGGGATGGATCTTTCCTATATGTTCCATCTCACGTATTACGATCCCACGTTGTCGGAGCCGGCGAACTTCCGCCCCTCCGATACCGACTTTTTCGTCGAAGCCGATATTCCTCAGCCTTCGGGCGAGGTCAAGAAGGTCCGCTGGCCGTCGCTCGATGTTCGCCCCAGCTCCCGCTATCACCGTTTCGAACGCTTGGTACACACGGCCGCGGTCGAAGGCGAGGTCGACAACGAAACCCCCGCGAGCTTGATCGCGCAAGGCATCGCTCGGCGGTTGATGGCGGAAAACCAATGCCGCTCGTTGACCCTCCACTTCCGCCGCCGGATTCTGCAAAACCTCATGCTTCCCGAAGGGTCGCTGGAGTTGGCGGCCGAAAAAGCGCGCGGCCTCGACGATCCAGCGAACTTCCCCGCCGCTTATGAAGCCAATGCGTATTTGACCTCGGATAATAAGGTCGAAGTCGCCGCCTTGAAGGCGGCCTCGAATACCGCCGCGCCGCGCCGCCCGGCAGCCTCGGGGAGTTCGAGCACGGGCAACACGAACGCCGGCCAAGCGATCCCGGGAGCGGTGAAGCCATGAATGCCGTCTTTCAATACTTCAACGACGCCTGCAAACGCTTCGGCGACGGCTGGAATCGTTTTTGGTTCACGCCGATCGATCCGCTTCCGCTCGCGGTGCTGCGGATCGGCGTCGGTGCGATCGCGTTTTATCTGATCGCTCTGTTCAGCTTCGATCTGATCCAGTTCTTCGGTCCCGGGGGCATCCTGCCGACCGAGGCGATCAAGGCGATCTATCCGGCGGCTTGGCGGTTTTCGTATCTCGATTCCGCCGGCCCTCCCGACGTCGCGACCTTGCAAGCCCTGCACTATCTGGGGCTCGCGATTTTAGCGGCTTATACCGTCGGCCTGTGGACGCGCTTCACCTCGATCTTATCGCTGATCGTCTTTCTGGCGTACTTCCATCGCGCGCCGATGCTGACCTCGGTCGGTGAGCCGGTCATCGCGATGTTGATGTTTTATCTTTGCTTCGGCCCCGCCGGGGCGAGACTATCCGTCGATGCCCTGCTTCGCCGCCGGCGACAAGCTAAAACGCCGGCCCAACCGGTCGCGAGCCGCTCGGCGCTCGGCGAACGAAGCTTCGCGGCGGGGATCGTCGTCCGTTTGATTCAGACGCATCTGGCTTTGATCTACTTCTTGATGTTCTGCGCCACGATGCAAGACAACATCATCTGGTGGAACGGCACGGCCGTTTGGTGGCTCATCGCCCGTCCCGAGTCGGCGTTGCTCGATCTGCGTTGGCTCAGCAACTACCCGTATGTCATCAATCTCTGGACAACGACGATCGTCACGTTCTATCTGCTCTTCGCCGTGCTGATCTGGAACCGGACGGCCCGCCCGCTGCTCGTCGTGCTGAGCGCCCCCTTCTGGCTCGGCATCGCTCTCATTTCGGGCGTCGTTCCGTTTTGCTGGGCGATGTTCGTCGGGGGCTTGGCATTCGTCAGTGCCGAACAATGGCTGAGCCTCTGCGGCTGCTCTGCCTCCGCCGCGCGCTCGGCAAGTGGGCCCGCACCTGCGAAAGGTGCTTGAGCGGCGATTCTTCGCGGTCCATAATGTCGACCTTGCGCGGGCTTACGAAGAGCCCGCGACCCGGCCCGACGACCTAGCGCGGAGAAACGACGATGACGATGCCCACCCGGCGCGACTTCCTCTCGAAGTCGGGCCTCGCAGCCGCGGCGTTCGCAACTTGCTCCGCTCCGACGTTCCCTTCCGAAACGCTGTTCGCTGCGGAAGCGGCCGCTTCGCCGTCGACATCCGGCGCGCTCCCGCCGGCGCGCTATAAGTTCAGCCTCGCGGCCTATAGCTATCGCGGCTTGTTGCAAGGCGCGAAAGCGGCGATGACGCTCGAAGACTTCGTCACCGATTGCGCACGGGCCGGCTTCGATGGCGCGGAACTGACCTCCTACTACTTCCCGAAAGACGCGACTCCCGAATATCTCCGCTCGATCAAAGCCCATTGCTTCAAACTCGGGATCGACATCACCGGCACGGCTGTCGGCAACGACTTCACACATCCCAAAGGGGAGAAGCGCGACGAGCAGATCGCGATGGTCAAGCGCTGGGTCGATAACGCCGAGATCCTCGGCGCGCCGCAGATTCGCATCTTCGCAGGCAGCGTGAAGCCGGGCCAAACCGAAGCCGAGGCCCATGCGCTGGTCGTCGAGGGGGTGAAGGAATGCTGCGAGTATGCCGGGAAGCACGGCATCTTCCTCGCCTTGGAAAACCACGGCGGGCTGACGGCCACGCCCGATGGCCTACTGAAACTCATGGAAGACGCCAAGAACCCTTGGCTCGGCATCAACTTCGACAGCGGCAACTTCCACACGGCCGACCCGTATGCCGACTTGGAGAAGATCGCGCCGTATGCGATCAACGCCCAGGTGAAAGTCGTGATCTCGCGCGGCGACAAGAAAACCGCGAAGAAGGAAGAGTCGGACTTCTCACGCCTGGCGAAGATGCTGCGCGAAGCCAAGTATCGCGGCTACATCGTGCTGGAATACGAAGAGCCGGGCGACCCGCGCACGGAGTGCCCGAAGTTTCTCGAACAACTTCGCTCGACGTTCGCCTAAGTAGCAGGCACGTTCCACGTGCCGTAGCCACAAGCGTTCGTCGATGCACACCGCCGGATCGAGCCGCACTCATGGCGAGCAGTTGGTGAAATGGCCTGATGGCAAGCTCGCCCAATTCTTGGATGCGTTCCTGCTTGTCGCTGCTGCGGCGCGTGTGGCGGACGGCACGTGGAACGTGCCTGCTACGTTACCGCCGGGCGACCACTTCCAGGCCGAGCTTCTTCATCTTCTTGTAGAGCGTCGTTCGGTTGATGCCCAAGGCATCGGCCGTGGCGTTGCGGTTCCAGTTGTTCTCTTCGAGCGTGCGCATGATGATCTGCCGCTCGGGCGAGGCCATCGCGTCTTTCAGAGAATGGGCTGCGGCGAGCGCATCGCTATCGACATGCCCCGGTGCGAGGACGTTCTTCGGCAGGTCTTCGACCCGTACCCGATCGCTTTTGCCAAGCAACACGGCGCGTTCGATGATGTTCTGCAACTCGCGTACGTTGCCCGGCCAGCGGTAGCTTTGCAAGGCCGACATCGCGTCGTCGGTGAAGCCGGAGACTTTCTTGCCGGAATCGTTACACACGCGTTGCAGGAAGTGCCCGGCGAGCATCGGAATATCCGAGAGTCGTTCGCGTAGCGGCGGCAACTCGATGTTGATCACGTTCACGCGGTAGTACAGATCTTGGCGAAACTTCCCGGCGGCCACGAGTTGCTCGAGCCGCTCGTTCGTCGCCAGGATGACGCGCGAATCGACTTTGAACGTCTTCGATCCGCCGACTTGCTCGAACTCGAACTCTTGCAACACCCGCAACAGCTTGACCTGCAAACCGGGCGTTGCCGTACCGATTTCGTCGAGAAATATAGTGCCGCCGTCGGCTTGCTTGAACTTGCCGATTTTATCGACCGTCGCCCCGGTAAACGATCCGGCGACGTGCCCGAACAATTCGCTTTCCAGCAACGTCTCGGGCAACGCTCCGCACGCCACTTCCACGAACGCCTTATCGCGGCGCGAGCTACGGCGGTGCATCGCCCGGGCCAGCAACGACTTACCGGTGCCGCTTTCGCCCGTGATCAATATCGTGGCTTTCGTGTCGGCGATGCTTTCGACGACATCGAAAATCTTCCGCATCTGCGGATCGCGGCCGACGATGTTCTCGAGCCCGAACCGGAGGTCGAGTTGCTGCTTGAGCGTTTGGTTTTCTTCGAGCACGTGGCGCTGGTTCAAAGCCCGTTCGAGCGAGAGTTGCAATTCTTCGTCGAGGAGCGGCTTCGTCAGCAGATCGAAAGCTCCAGCGCGTATCGCTTCCACGGCGGTTTCGACCGTGCCGTAGCCCGTCAGCAAAATCACGCTCGTATCGGGGCGATGCTTACGGCACCAAGC
It encodes:
- a CDS encoding sugar phosphate isomerase/epimerase yields the protein MTMPTRRDFLSKSGLAAAAFATCSAPTFPSETLFAAEAAASPSTSGALPPARYKFSLAAYSYRGLLQGAKAAMTLEDFVTDCARAGFDGAELTSYYFPKDATPEYLRSIKAHCFKLGIDITGTAVGNDFTHPKGEKRDEQIAMVKRWVDNAEILGAPQIRIFAGSVKPGQTEAEAHALVVEGVKECCEYAGKHGIFLALENHGGLTATPDGLLKLMEDAKNPWLGINFDSGNFHTADPYADLEKIAPYAINAQVKVVISRGDKKTAKKEESDFSRLAKMLREAKYRGYIVLEYEEPGDPRTECPKFLEQLRSTFA
- a CDS encoding sigma-54 dependent transcriptional regulator, which encodes MKRASLLLVDDDKHILDSMAGWLREQGYAVETAGSCKAVHAILEKKTFEIVLCDIQLGDGDGFEILAWCRKHRPDTSVILLTGYGTVETAVEAIRAGAFDLLTKPLLDEELQLSLERALNQRHVLEENQTLKQQLDLRFGLENIVGRDPQMRKIFDVVESIADTKATILITGESGTGKSLLARAMHRRSSRRDKAFVEVACGALPETLLESELFGHVAGSFTGATVDKIGKFKQADGGTIFLDEIGTATPGLQVKLLRVLQEFEFEQVGGSKTFKVDSRVILATNERLEQLVAAGKFRQDLYYRVNVINIELPPLRERLSDIPMLAGHFLQRVCNDSGKKVSGFTDDAMSALQSYRWPGNVRELQNIIERAVLLGKSDRVRVEDLPKNVLAPGHVDSDALAAAHSLKDAMASPERQIIMRTLEENNWNRNATADALGINRTTLYKKMKKLGLEVVARR